One Gammaproteobacteria bacterium genomic window carries:
- a CDS encoding HPr family phosphocarrier protein — MKVSQNVEVINRLGLHARACASLVKTTIKFDARVEVQVGDHVCDGKSIMGLMMLAATQGTYICVTADGDDAQAAVKQIKELFANRFGEDE; from the coding sequence ATGAAAGTTTCACAGAACGTCGAGGTGATCAATCGTCTGGGCCTCCATGCCCGCGCCTGTGCCAGTCTGGTCAAGACCACAATAAAATTTGACGCCCGGGTTGAAGTACAGGTGGGAGATCATGTGTGCGACGGTAAGAGCATTATGGGACTCATGATGCTGGCAGCGACCCAGGGCACTTATATTTGTGTGACCGCAGATGGTGACGATGCCCAGGCTGCGGTTAAACAGATCAAAGAACTTTTTGCGAACCGCTTCGGAGAAGATGAGTAG
- the rapZ gene encoding RNase adapter RapZ: protein MDFIIVSGISGSGKSIALHALEDLGYYCIDNLPAVLLPQLSDYLGQNTEGLSDRAAVSIDSRNRQFLQAVPSSLGHLRNAGLDVRIIFLISDDETLVRRYSETRRRHPLTNDTTTLIDGIIEERRLLSPLEQDADRRIDTTSTSPYELRAMIRQFVSGQHQNGTNLVFKSFGFKHGTPSDADYIFDVRCLPNPYWETELRDMTGLDKTVIDFLETEDSARELVNQISGFLEHWLPHYDEETRSYLTVALGCTGGQHRSVYVAQRLAEHFQYRDAPVQVAHRDLNMNSLPT, encoded by the coding sequence ATGGATTTCATTATAGTCAGCGGAATCTCCGGATCCGGCAAGAGCATTGCGCTGCACGCCCTGGAGGATCTAGGCTATTACTGCATCGATAATCTGCCTGCCGTGCTGTTGCCGCAGCTATCCGATTATCTGGGACAAAACACTGAAGGCCTTTCTGACCGTGCTGCTGTCAGCATTGATTCACGCAACCGACAGTTTCTTCAGGCTGTCCCTTCGAGTCTAGGGCATTTGCGCAATGCCGGACTCGACGTTCGAATCATCTTTCTAATTTCCGATGACGAGACTCTAGTCAGACGATACAGTGAGACCCGCCGTCGACACCCATTGACCAATGACACAACAACCTTGATCGACGGCATCATTGAAGAAAGGCGACTGCTATCACCGCTGGAACAGGATGCAGATCGCCGTATAGACACCACTTCCACCAGCCCTTACGAGCTACGCGCGATGATCCGTCAGTTTGTCAGCGGACAGCATCAAAATGGAACAAATCTTGTGTTCAAGTCGTTCGGGTTCAAACATGGGACACCATCAGATGCGGACTATATTTTTGACGTTCGTTGTTTGCCTAACCCCTACTGGGAAACCGAACTTCGTGACATGACAGGCCTGGATAAAACTGTGATTGACTTTCTCGAAACTGAAGATTCAGCACGAGAACTGGTCAACCAGATCAGTGGTTTTCTTGAGCACTGGCTACCGCATTATGATGAAGAAACCCGAAGTTACCTGACAGTCGCATTAGGTTGCACCGGCGGTCAGCATAGATCCGTTTACGTCGCGCAGCGGCTTGCCGAGCATTTTCAATACCGCGATGCCCCTGTTCAGGTCGCTCATCGCGATCTCAACATGAATTCACTGCCGACCTGA
- a CDS encoding PTS sugar transporter subunit IIA, producing the protein MNSTAHRGLLAGLLSTSRIRLNVAASSKKRMLEELAGLLSHNRSDLHRDTVFQVLNERERLGSTGIGDGIALPHGRLNGLTEPLAAVIRLRQALDFDAVDDGPVKLIVGLLVPANATEQHLDILASLAETFSKGEQRRAILRARDAQTLFALLT; encoded by the coding sequence ATGAATTCGACAGCACATCGCGGCCTTTTAGCAGGATTACTGAGTACGAGCAGAATACGGTTGAACGTCGCAGCTTCCAGCAAAAAAAGAATGCTCGAGGAACTCGCAGGATTACTGTCTCACAATCGATCTGATCTACATCGAGACACTGTGTTCCAAGTGCTGAATGAACGCGAACGCCTAGGAAGTACGGGGATAGGCGATGGGATTGCCTTACCTCATGGTCGCTTGAACGGCCTGACCGAACCATTGGCTGCGGTTATCCGGCTGCGGCAAGCGCTTGATTTTGACGCGGTAGATGATGGACCCGTCAAGCTGATTGTAGGGCTGCTGGTACCGGCTAATGCCACAGAACAGCACCTCGACATACTGGCCAGTCTGGCAGAAACATTCAGCAAGGGAGAGCAACGACGGGCTATCCTCAGGGCGCGCGATGCCCAGACTCTGTTTGCACTCCTGACCTGA
- the rpoN gene encoding RNA polymerase factor sigma-54, giving the protein MAIKQSLQIRAGSHLQLTPQMRQSLRILQLSSVEVDQEIVQALECNPCLEQVEEHSENNLVDYPTASRAVEFERQADNSHTNDLALSRHTDSDLSHMAGANRNNPYDTVKQGTTLQDELLQSLSDHRLSSKDAAIARAVIGSLDERGYLTAKVDELHELLASQISVQAPEIEAMVHLVQMLSIPGIGAYDLADCLRLQLEQLDASTPGRTAALRLVKAHLPLLTKRKFTELIRLLQIDREELSQVIDLIRELDHAPGRHLSTEQTHHVVPDVYVYRQQEKWQVILNSAVSHRLCVTTYYQRYLQNQDSDTRQYLKQKMSEAADFIRGLDQRAATILRIATEIVRRQQTFMAEGESRLKPLTRREIASALNLHESTVSRATDHKYMLTPKGIFKFKHFFTTKVGVHKGEGQSARAVQAQIRKMIEFETPSKPISDGINSKMLADKGVSIARRTVAKYREQMNIPPADQRESVL; this is encoded by the coding sequence GTGGCCATCAAGCAATCACTACAAATTCGAGCGGGGTCGCATCTGCAGCTGACACCTCAGATGCGACAATCTCTTCGTATTCTGCAACTCTCCAGCGTTGAGGTTGATCAGGAGATTGTGCAGGCACTCGAGTGCAATCCCTGTCTAGAGCAGGTTGAAGAACACTCGGAAAACAACCTGGTTGATTACCCAACAGCATCGCGCGCGGTCGAATTTGAGAGGCAGGCCGACAACTCTCACACGAATGACTTGGCGTTGTCCCGGCACACCGATTCTGACTTAAGTCACATGGCCGGCGCTAACAGGAACAATCCCTATGACACTGTAAAGCAGGGCACCACACTACAGGACGAATTGCTTCAGAGCCTTTCGGATCACCGGTTGAGCAGCAAAGATGCCGCCATTGCACGAGCTGTGATTGGATCACTGGACGAGCGCGGTTACCTTACGGCAAAGGTTGACGAGTTACACGAGCTTCTTGCATCTCAGATCAGCGTCCAGGCACCGGAGATCGAGGCTATGGTGCACCTGGTACAAATGCTCTCAATTCCAGGGATTGGCGCATACGACCTTGCCGATTGTCTTCGCCTGCAACTGGAACAACTCGATGCGAGCACACCCGGCCGAACGGCTGCATTGCGGTTAGTCAAGGCACACCTACCACTGCTGACCAAACGTAAGTTCACTGAGTTAATTCGTCTGTTACAGATAGACCGCGAAGAGCTGTCACAGGTCATCGATCTGATTCGCGAGCTGGATCATGCGCCCGGGAGACATCTGAGCACTGAACAAACGCACCACGTGGTGCCCGACGTTTACGTTTACCGCCAGCAAGAGAAATGGCAGGTCATACTGAATTCAGCAGTCAGCCACAGACTGTGCGTAACGACCTACTATCAAAGATATCTACAGAATCAAGACTCCGATACCCGACAATACCTTAAACAAAAAATGTCGGAAGCCGCAGACTTCATTCGCGGCTTGGATCAACGCGCTGCAACCATCTTGCGCATCGCAACAGAAATCGTTCGGCGGCAGCAAACATTTATGGCTGAGGGAGAAAGTCGATTAAAACCGCTAACAAGGCGCGAGATTGCATCGGCTCTCAATTTGCACGAATCAACGGTGTCGCGGGCAACTGACCATAAATATATGCTGACACCGAAGGGGATTTTTAAATTCAAACACTTTTTCACCACCAAAGTTGGGGTGCACAAGGGCGAGGGTCAGTCAGCCCGTGCTGTTCAGGCACAGATCCGAAAAATGATAGAATTCGAAACCCCTTCGAAGCCAATCAGCGACGGTATAAATTCCAAAATGCTCGCCGATAAAGGTGTGTCTATCGCCCGCCGTACAGTTGCGAAGTACCGCGAACAAATGAACATTCCTCCAGCAGACCAGCGAGAATCGGTGCTCTGA
- the lptB gene encoding LPS export ABC transporter ATP-binding protein, producing MATLETHGLVKHFRGSIVVDHVDLRVNSGEIVGLLGPNGAGKTTCFYMICGLTRRGDGLVQLDDTDIGDLPMHARARLGIGYLPQEPSIFRRLTVEQNILAVLEALPDLSAKQRQKRADVMLSEFGIAHKRNAKGYSLSGGERRRVEIARAVAMQPAFILLDEPFAGIDPISLGDIRRIITHLRDIGIGVLITDHNVRETLGICDRAYILAQGRIVTSGTADHILAHPEVRAVFLGDEFSL from the coding sequence TTGGCCACACTGGAGACACACGGACTGGTAAAACATTTTCGCGGTTCGATTGTTGTCGATCATGTTGACCTGCGCGTGAACAGCGGGGAAATCGTAGGGCTTTTGGGGCCCAATGGCGCAGGCAAAACAACCTGTTTTTACATGATCTGTGGTCTTACCCGGCGGGGAGATGGTCTCGTACAGCTGGACGACACAGACATCGGTGATCTTCCTATGCATGCCAGGGCCAGACTGGGGATTGGCTATCTGCCCCAAGAGCCCTCAATCTTCAGACGGCTGACTGTAGAACAGAATATCCTGGCCGTACTTGAGGCCTTACCTGATCTCAGTGCAAAACAGCGGCAGAAGCGAGCTGACGTCATGCTGTCTGAGTTTGGCATTGCGCACAAACGCAATGCTAAAGGCTACAGCCTCTCCGGCGGCGAACGCCGGCGCGTCGAAATCGCTCGAGCGGTTGCCATGCAGCCTGCTTTTATACTGCTGGACGAACCTTTTGCGGGTATAGATCCGATTTCCTTGGGTGACATTCGGCGCATCATTACCCACCTGCGCGATATCGGAATCGGTGTCCTGATCACTGATCACAATGTACGTGAGACCCTAGGTATCTGTGATCGCGCCTACATTCTTGCACAAGGCCGTATAGTGACGTCCGGAACAGCAGATCATATACTCGCCCACCCTGAAGTCCGCGCCGTTTTTCTGGGCGATGAATTCAGTCTTTGA
- the lptA gene encoding lipopolysaccharide transport periplasmic protein LptA gives MFPPVFVVLLLALSVIPPTSVHALESDRDQPALIEADEVELDFASGQRIYRGNVSIKQGTIRIIADEVELYYHDEQLEKAIARGNPAVFRQRPDQKLQDVIGQSKIIELDEINNIVTFIGQATIRQGRDAVSGDTIVYDMARDKMNVRGRTRTTKAPEQTNDDSDQSSQDPAATGSDRPRIVLQPRSKETSSAQTAASTGSTGAKDTSAATLSNNLQAPTFRAAYVVEGGAMMYGVRSQASPSIGVLNVGEPVKVIASSGGWFKVNVTRGVRVWIYGRYVSGQGPTGTVSGDNVRLRSTPSTEPDSVVVGKLMSGARVRILEVSNDWKKISPPVGFGVWVPSLRLRLLQDVNDVWSTTWQDSLGDDGK, from the coding sequence ATGTTCCCCCCGGTTTTTGTTGTGCTTCTCCTCGCTTTATCAGTGATTCCGCCGACGTCCGTACACGCGCTGGAAAGTGACCGTGACCAACCAGCCCTGATTGAAGCAGACGAAGTTGAACTCGACTTTGCCAGCGGACAGCGGATTTACCGTGGCAATGTCTCGATCAAGCAGGGCACGATCAGAATCATTGCGGATGAGGTCGAACTTTATTACCACGATGAGCAGCTGGAAAAGGCGATAGCACGTGGCAACCCGGCCGTGTTTCGACAACGGCCCGATCAGAAACTGCAAGACGTCATCGGCCAGAGTAAGATTATCGAACTGGATGAAATCAATAATATTGTCACATTTATCGGTCAAGCCACAATCAGACAGGGTCGCGATGCGGTCTCTGGCGACACCATCGTCTACGATATGGCACGGGATAAGATGAATGTCCGTGGTCGGACTCGAACGACCAAAGCACCTGAACAAACAAACGACGACTCCGATCAATCCTCACAAGATCCTGCTGCCACCGGTTCAGATCGCCCACGCATCGTATTACAACCGAGATCCAAAGAAACCAGTAGTGCACAAACCGCCGCCAGCACCGGCAGTACCGGTGCGAAAGACACGTCGGCTGCCACTCTTTCAAACAACCTGCAGGCCCCGACATTTCGTGCCGCCTACGTTGTCGAAGGCGGCGCAATGATGTATGGCGTCCGCAGTCAGGCTTCACCGTCCATTGGGGTACTGAACGTGGGTGAACCCGTGAAAGTAATCGCTTCAAGCGGCGGCTGGTTCAAGGTGAATGTTACCCGCGGAGTGAGGGTGTGGATCTACGGTCGTTATGTGTCCGGACAGGGTCCGACCGGCACAGTCTCCGGCGACAATGTACGCCTGCGTAGTACACCGTCGACCGAACCGGACTCGGTCGTGGTCGGGAAGCTCATGAGCGGTGCGAGAGTTCGTATTCTTGAAGTCAGCAACGACTGGAAAAAGATCTCACCGCCAGTGGGTTTCGGCGTCTGGGTGCCTTCGTTACGACTCAGACTGTTGCAGGACGTCAACGACGTCTGGTCCACCACCTGGCAAGACAGCCTTGGCGACGATGGGAAGTAA
- the lptC gene encoding LPS export ABC transporter periplasmic protein LptC — protein MADRHLEQAVLVATIAVMFGLSLWLQMNFLKPTLPQNGTVISHEPDYYIHKFTATGRDANGIAYVLEAKRLAHFPDDNTALLDEPRLVQYGQDTSSRTTSSDSGLVYENGTKILLQGNVQVTQGATDTAVGSVTSADRMTIKLR, from the coding sequence ATGGCCGATCGCCACCTTGAACAAGCAGTGCTCGTCGCCACGATCGCGGTGATGTTCGGACTGAGCCTATGGCTGCAGATGAATTTTCTCAAACCGACATTACCCCAAAATGGGACTGTCATCAGCCACGAACCGGACTACTACATTCATAAGTTCACGGCCACGGGACGTGATGCCAATGGCATCGCCTACGTACTGGAAGCCAAGCGCCTGGCGCATTTCCCAGACGATAATACCGCTTTGCTGGATGAACCCCGGCTGGTGCAATATGGACAGGACACATCATCACGCACGACCTCCAGCGACTCCGGCCTGGTCTACGAAAACGGCACCAAGATTCTGCTGCAGGGTAACGTTCAGGTAACCCAAGGCGCAACAGATACGGCCGTGGGCAGCGTGACGTCAGCCGATAGAATGACCATTAAACTCCGGTAA
- a CDS encoding KpsF/GutQ family sugar-phosphate isomerase has product MNKIDFTREGREVLSLESRALGQLADRLDAGFSRACELLLACDGRVIVVGMGKSGHIGGKIAATLASTGTPAFFVHPGEASHGDLGMITPGDLVIAISNSGETPEILTLLPIIKRMGIPLIAMTGQAKSTLGNAAVECLDTSVDKEACPHNLAPTASTTATLGMGDALAIAVLKSRGFSRDDFARSHPGGTLGRRLLIYVRDVMHTGHDMPLVASGSQLTTALEEMSAKGLGMTGIVNPEGHLIGIYTDGDVRRSINRSIDVKTTVIDQVMVSDPRSTAADALAAEVVQLMRQHSINGLFAVDPEQRPIGALNALDLIRAGIF; this is encoded by the coding sequence ATGAACAAAATCGATTTCACTCGTGAAGGCCGAGAGGTCCTGTCGCTGGAAAGCCGTGCACTGGGGCAGCTCGCGGACCGGCTTGATGCCGGATTTAGCCGCGCGTGCGAGCTGCTGCTGGCCTGTGACGGCCGCGTCATAGTGGTTGGGATGGGGAAATCAGGTCACATCGGTGGAAAAATAGCTGCAACGCTAGCCAGTACCGGTACTCCGGCATTTTTTGTCCACCCCGGAGAAGCCAGTCACGGGGACCTGGGGATGATCACACCGGGTGACCTGGTGATTGCCATTTCGAACTCCGGCGAGACCCCTGAGATCCTGACCCTACTGCCCATCATTAAACGCATGGGCATACCCCTGATCGCCATGACCGGTCAGGCGAAGTCTACGCTGGGTAATGCTGCGGTCGAATGTCTCGACACCAGTGTCGACAAAGAAGCGTGCCCACACAACCTGGCACCCACAGCCAGCACGACAGCCACTCTGGGCATGGGAGATGCGCTGGCCATCGCCGTACTCAAATCCCGCGGTTTCAGCCGCGACGACTTCGCGCGATCTCACCCTGGTGGTACCTTGGGACGACGTCTATTGATTTACGTTCGCGATGTCATGCACACCGGCCATGACATGCCGCTGGTTGCATCCGGCAGTCAACTCACCACGGCGTTGGAAGAGATGTCGGCCAAAGGCCTGGGCATGACTGGCATAGTCAATCCTGAAGGCCACCTGATCGGCATATATACTGACGGTGATGTCCGGCGCTCCATAAATCGGTCTATAGATGTCAAAACCACCGTGATTGACCAGGTGATGGTGTCGGACCCGCGTTCAACCGCCGCCGATGCGCTGGCCGCTGAAGTCGTCCAGCTCATGCGTCAACACTCGATCAACGGATTGTTTGCGGTAGATCCGGAACAGCGACCAATTGGCGCCCTCAATGCACTCGACCTGATTCGGGCGGGCATATTCTGA